One segment of Carya illinoinensis cultivar Pawnee chromosome 13, C.illinoinensisPawnee_v1, whole genome shotgun sequence DNA contains the following:
- the LOC122291236 gene encoding AAA-ATPase At4g30250-like codes for MEILSQMWSFLGLLTVLQNVLPSQLLSLLHSFYESLQDMFTPYSYFEIPEFNGYCGVDVNDLYRHVNLYLNSVNHSSTCRRLTLSRSRSSNRISFTVAPNHTVHDTFRGHSVSWTHHVETVQDSLEEKRSFTLKLPKRHRQVLLSPYLDQVTSRAEEFERVSRERRLFTNNGHGSYESGWVSVPFRHPSTFETLALEPELKKQITEDLTAFANGKEFYHRVGRAWKRGYLLHGPPGSGKSSLIAAMANYLCYDVYDLELTKVSDNSELRALLIQTTNRSIIVIEDIDCTVDLTADRMLKTTSKRMRRGRETCPRPEGDEAERGRVTLSGLLNFTDGLWSCCGEERIIVFTTNHRENVDPALVRCGRMDVHVSLGTCGMHAFKVLVKNYLGLQSHPVFDAVESCAGSGGALTPAQVGEILLRNRGDADMALKEVVSAMQARMIMRGGGGGGSGAHGLCDDVAERSPEKVLTVENWDSLSPGGKGVGMGSNKMRKEGKVKFFVRLRSLTKSDSGRRGV; via the coding sequence ATGGAGATATTGTCGCAGATGTGGTCGTTCTTGGGCCTCCTCACCGTCCTACAAAACGTCTTGCCATCCCAGCTCCTCTCCCTCCTTCACTCATTCTACGAGTCCCTCCAGGACATGTTCACCCCCTACTCCTACTTCGAGATCCCTGAGTTCAACGGCTACTGCGGCGTCGACGTTAACGACCTCTACCGCCACGTCAATCTCTACCTGAACTCCGTCAACCACTCCTCCACGTGTCGCCGTCTCACCCTCTCCCGCTCCAGATCCTCCAATCGCATTTCCTTCACCGTCGCACCCAACCACACCGTCCATGACACCTTTCGTGGCCACAGCGTCTCCTGGACCCACCACGTCGAGACTGTCCAAGACTCTTTGGAAGAGAAACGCAGCTTCACTCTCAAGCTCCCCAAGCGCCACCGTCAGGTCCTTCTCTCACCCTACCTCGATCAAGTCACCTCACGTGCCGAGGAGTTCGAGCGTGTCTCCCGCGAACGCAGGCTATTCACCAACAACGGCCACGGCTCCTACGAGTCCGGCTGGGTTTCTGTCCCGTTCCGTCACCCTTCCACGTTCGAAACCCTGGCGCTGGAGCCTGAGCTGAAGAAGCAGATCACGGAGGACCTAACCGCATTCGCTAACGGCAAAGAGTTTTACCACAGAGTTGGTCGTGCATGGAAGCGCGGATACTTGCTCCACGGCCCGCCTGGGTCAGGGAAGTCGAGCCTGATAGCAGCCATGGCCAACTATCTGTGCTACGACGTATACGACCTCGAACTTACCAAAGTGTCCGATAACTCCGAGCTCAGAGCTTTGCTCATACAGACCACGAATCGGTCGATCATCGTCATCGAGGATATCGACTGCACCGTTGATCTGACGGCAGATAGGATGCTGAAAACGACGTCGAAGAGGATGAGAAGGGGGAGGGAGACGTGCCCACGGCCTGAGGGAGATGAGGCCGAGAGGGGGAGGGTGACATTATCGGGGCTTTTGAACTTCACGGACGGGCTTTGGTCGTGCTGCGGGGAGGAGAGGATCATAGTGTTCACGACCAACCACAGGGAAAACGTCGACCCAGCACTGGTGAGATGTGGGAGGATGGACGTGCACGTGAGCCTGGGAACGTGCGGCATGCACGCGTTTAAGGTCCTGGTGAAGAACTACCTCGGCCTGCAGTCCCATCCGGTGTTCGACGCTGTGGAGAGCTGTGCGGGGTCTGGCGGGGCGCTGACTCCCGCTCAGGTGGGGGAGATCCTGCTAAGAAATAGGGGGGACGCCGACATGGCCTTGAAGGAGGTGGTCTCCGCCATGCAAGCCAGGATGATAATGCGTGGGGGTGGAGGAGGTGGAAGTGGGGCCCACGGACTGTGTGATGACGTGGCAGAGAGGTCTCCGGAGAAAGTGTTAACAGTGGAGAACTGGGACTCGTTGTCGCCAGGTGGAAAGGGTGTGGGCATGGGCAGTAATAAGATGAGGAAAGAGGGGAAGGTGAAGTTCTTTGTGAGGCTTAGATCTCTGACCAAGTCTGATTCCGGAAGAAGAGGTGTTTGA
- the LOC122292102 gene encoding uncharacterized mitochondrial protein AtMg00810-like: protein MEHECWQNAMLIELQALEENHTWDIVPCPPIVKPIGSKWVFSVKLHFDGSLDRYKARLIALGNKQEYGVDYEETFALVAKMTTVRTILAIAASQSWQLHQMDVKNAFLHGDLQEEIYMKLPSSMTTSSSHDIFILLVYVDDIIITGTDCGLITKLQQLLHATFHMKDLSQLTYFLGLEVHHQASGIFVNQHKYIQDIITLAGLEDTSSVDTPMEVNVKYRKDEGDLLNDPTLYRRLVGSLIYLTTTRPDISYAVHQVSQFMSSPWHLHLVAVRCIIRYLRGSPTHGLFFPTGSSLQLVAYSDADWVGCPDTHRSTTGWCMFLGDALISWRCKKQDHVSKSSTEAEYRAMSTGCSEIVWLRGLLKELGFPQTTSTPLHADNTSAI, encoded by the exons ATGGAACATGAGTGTTGGCAAAATGCAATGCTAATAGAACTTCAAGCACTTGAGGAGAATCACACTTGGGATATTGTTCCTTGTCCTCCTATAGTCAAACCTATTGGGAGTAAATGGGTTTTCTCTGTAAAACTTCACTTTGATGGCTCTTTGGACCGATACAAAGCTCGCCTTATAGCTCTGGGTAACAAGCAGGAATATGGggttgattatgaggaaacatttgCTCTTGTTGCCAAAATGACCACGGTTCGAACCATCTTAGCTATTGCCGCTTCACAATCGTGGCAACTgcatcaaatggatgtgaagAACGCCTTTCTTCATGGTGATCTCCAAGAGGAGATTTACATGAAGCTCCCCTCTAGTATGACTACTTCTTCTTCTCATGATATTT TCATTCTCttggtttatgtggatgatattatcaTTACTGGCACTGACTGTGGTTTGATTACTAAGCTTCAGCAACTGTTACATGCAactttccatatgaaagatcttaGCCAGCTCACATACTTCTTAGGATTGGAAGTTCATCATCAGGCCAGTGGTATTTTCGTGAACCAGCATAAGTACATTCAAGATATTATCACTTTGGCGGGTTTGGAGGACACTTCTTCTGTTGATACTCCTATGGAGGTCAATGTCAAATACAGGAAAGATGAAGGGGACCTTTTGAATGATCCTACTCTCTATCGGCGCCTGGTTGGGAGTCTTATCTACTTAACCACTACtcgacctgatatctcctatGCTGTTCATCAGGTTAGTCAGTTTATGTCTTCTCCTTGGCATCTTCATCTTGTTGCCGTTCGATGCATCATCCGCTATCTTCGAGGTTCACCTACTCATGGGTTATTCTTTCCTACCGGCTCCTCACTTCAACTTGTTGCCtatagtgatgctgattgggttgggTGTCCAGATACACATCGATCTACTACGGGTTGGTGTATGTTTTTAGGTGATGCCTTAATTTCTTGGAGATGCAAGAAACAAGATCATGTGTCTAAATCCTCTACTGAGGCAGAGTATCGTGCTATGTCTACTGGTTGTTCTGAAATTGTATGGCTACGCGGTCTTCTTAAGGAGCTTGGGTTTCCTCAGACTACTTCTACCCCTCTTCATGCTGA